The nucleotide sequence TCGCCTCGGTAAATACCTCGGTCAGGCCGCACGCCTGATGGTCGGCATGCCCGACTACGACACCTACGTCGAGCATATGCAAACCAAGCACCCGGACAAGCCGATGATGGACTACGAGGCGTTCTTCCGGGAACGCCAGGAAGCCCGTTACGGCGGCAAGGGTGGGCCCAAGTGCTGTTGACCCAGTAGTCCCTCTGTAGGAGCGAGCTTGCTCGCGAAAAAACTGAAGACACCGCGCTTATTCTGGATTCATGCGGTTTCCTTGAGTTCTTCGCGAGCAAGCTCGCTCCTACAGTTGTTTTTGCTTACCCATTTTTAAGGAGAATTGCGTTTGTCCTCTCCCATTCCCGTCACAGTCCTCAGTGGCTTTCTCGGTGCCGGCAAGACCACGTTGCTGCGTCACCTGCTCAAGACCGAGCACGGCTTGAAGATTGCCGTGATCGAAAACGAATTCAGCGATGCCGGTATCGACAGCCAACTGTTGGGCGATGAGCCGGTGCAAGTCATGACCCTGTCCAACGGCTGCGTGTGCTGCACCATCCACACCGACCTGACCAAAGCCCTGTACCTGCTGTTGGAGCGCCTGGACAGTGGCGAGATTGCCTTTGATCGCCTGGTGATTGAATGCACCGGCCTGGCCGATCCGGCGCCGGTGGCCCAGACCTTTTTCATCGACGAAGAACTGCGCGAGCGCTACCTGCTCGACGGCATCATCACCCTGGTGGACGCGGCCCATGCCGAGCATCACCTGACCCAGACCATCGCCCAGGCGCAGATCGGGTTTGCCGATCGGCTGCTGGTCAGCAAGCGCGACCTGGTCGACGACGCCAGCTTCGAGGCCCTCAGCGAACGCCTGACCCGCATCAACCGCCGCGCGCCAATCCGCGTGGTGCAACACGGGCAGATCGACCTCGCCGAACTGCTGGATG is from Pseudomonas mucidolens and encodes:
- a CDS encoding YbdD/YjiX family protein; amino-acid sequence: MFNDLSRLGKYLGQAARLMVGMPDYDTYVEHMQTKHPDKPMMDYEAFFRERQEARYGGKGGPKCC
- the yjiA gene encoding GTPase, which encodes MSSPIPVTVLSGFLGAGKTTLLRHLLKTEHGLKIAVIENEFSDAGIDSQLLGDEPVQVMTLSNGCVCCTIHTDLTKALYLLLERLDSGEIAFDRLVIECTGLADPAPVAQTFFIDEELRERYLLDGIITLVDAAHAEHHLTQTIAQAQIGFADRLLVSKRDLVDDASFEALSERLTRINRRAPIRVVQHGQIDLAELLDVRGFNLNAGMSLRPVRQAPSVDRISSLVLRTEQPLDIDRLSEFMNELLEDHGKQLLRYKGVLNIAGEDRRMVFQGVLKLYGFDWDTEWAEGETRESVIVFIADELPEDKIRQGFAKVHQA